One Streptomyces sp. CNQ-509 DNA window includes the following coding sequences:
- a CDS encoding iron ABC transporter permease, with protein sequence MTRARALPFPALLVLLLGLLLLSATAAVALGSVRVPAGQVWGILLHRLHPALADPGWSPVRETIVWDVRLPRVLLAGAVGAGLAVCGMALQALVRNPLADPMLLGISSGATVGAVLVVVLNVTVLGLFTLPLAAFAGALAALVAVYFLALGADGRMTSLRLVLAGVATAEVLSAVVGFLIVTSGDPHKTQAALRWMLGGLAGSTWRLIWIPLAVVVLGTVALLAVARPLNLLLAGEEAAAALGLDVHRFRSAMFALVAVMVGAAVAVSGAIGFVGLILPHVVRLLTGADHRRALPAAALLGAAFLIAADLAARTLISPEEVPVGVLTALAGGPFFLWLMRRGAAR encoded by the coding sequence GTGACGAGGGCCCGGGCGCTGCCCTTCCCCGCCCTGCTCGTCCTCCTCCTCGGCCTGCTGCTGCTCTCCGCCACCGCCGCCGTCGCCCTCGGCTCCGTCCGCGTCCCCGCGGGCCAGGTCTGGGGCATCCTCCTGCACCGCCTCCACCCCGCCCTCGCGGACCCCGGCTGGAGCCCGGTGCGCGAGACCATCGTCTGGGACGTGCGCCTCCCGCGCGTGCTGCTCGCCGGGGCGGTGGGGGCGGGGCTCGCGGTGTGCGGGATGGCGCTCCAGGCGCTCGTACGGAATCCGCTCGCCGACCCCATGCTGCTGGGCATCTCCTCGGGCGCCACGGTCGGCGCCGTGCTCGTCGTGGTCCTCAACGTCACCGTCCTCGGCCTCTTCACGCTGCCGCTCGCGGCCTTCGCCGGCGCCCTCGCCGCGCTCGTCGCCGTCTACTTCCTCGCGCTCGGAGCCGACGGCCGCATGACGTCGCTGCGCCTGGTGCTCGCGGGCGTCGCCACGGCCGAAGTCCTCTCCGCCGTCGTCGGGTTCCTCATCGTCACCTCGGGCGACCCGCACAAGACGCAGGCCGCGCTCCGCTGGATGCTCGGCGGCCTCGCCGGCAGCACCTGGCGGCTCATCTGGATCCCGCTGGCCGTCGTCGTCCTCGGTACGGTCGCGCTGCTGGCCGTGGCCCGGCCGCTGAACCTGCTCCTCGCCGGCGAGGAGGCCGCCGCCGCCCTCGGCCTGGACGTGCACCGCTTCCGCTCCGCGATGTTCGCGCTCGTCGCCGTGATGGTCGGCGCGGCGGTCGCGGTCAGCGGGGCGATCGGGTTCGTCGGGCTGATCCTGCCGCACGTGGTGCGCCTGCTCACCGGCGCCGACCACCGGCGGGCGCTGCCCGCGGCGGCGCTGCTCGGCGCGGCGTTCCTCATCGCCGCCGACCTGGCGGCGCGCACGCTGATCAGCCCCGAGGAGGTCCCGGTGGGAGTACTGACGGCGCTGGCCGGCGGGCCGTTCTTCCTCTGGCTGATGCGCCGCGGGGCCGCCCGGTGA
- a CDS encoding ABC transporter substrate-binding protein, with protein sequence MRALLRGPVRSLRVVVPLSLLFAAACGGPARDGGRAEGESPPGFPVTVGNCGVETVYERPPERAVTLNQHVTEIMLALGLEKSVVGTGYLDDEILPAYRGAYAGIEVIADEYPSYETLLAAEPDFVYGGFASTFEEGRGRDALAGAGIDSYLSLEACAEPPVTVDLMDREIRTVAEVFGVPRRAEKLLGELHGTLDGVRDAVAGVEAAEVFVYDSGDKTAFTAGGGGIGNEIIGLAGGANVFAGLGKPFGDVSFEQVAARAPDAIVIYDYGDQSVADKKRFLLSHPALQDVPAVRNERFAVLPLSSTVLGVRVPEAVDSLARQLHPDRFR encoded by the coding sequence GTGCGTGCCCTGCTGCGCGGCCCGGTGCGGTCGTTGCGTGTGGTCGTTCCCCTGTCCCTGCTCTTCGCCGCCGCCTGCGGGGGGCCCGCGCGGGACGGCGGGCGGGCGGAGGGGGAGTCGCCGCCCGGGTTTCCGGTGACCGTCGGCAACTGCGGGGTCGAGACCGTCTACGAGCGGCCCCCCGAGCGGGCCGTGACCCTCAACCAGCACGTCACCGAGATCATGCTCGCCCTCGGGCTGGAGAAGTCCGTGGTCGGCACCGGCTATCTCGACGACGAGATCCTGCCCGCCTACCGCGGGGCGTACGCAGGCATCGAGGTGATCGCCGACGAGTACCCCTCCTACGAGACCCTTCTCGCCGCGGAACCCGACTTCGTCTACGGCGGGTTCGCCAGCACCTTCGAGGAGGGCCGCGGCCGTGACGCGCTCGCCGGGGCCGGCATCGACTCGTACCTCAGCCTGGAGGCGTGTGCCGAGCCGCCGGTGACGGTGGACCTCATGGACCGCGAGATACGCACCGTCGCCGAGGTGTTCGGCGTCCCGCGGCGGGCGGAGAAGCTCCTCGGCGAGCTGCACGGGACGCTCGACGGCGTGCGGGACGCGGTCGCCGGGGTGGAGGCCGCGGAGGTCTTCGTCTACGACAGCGGCGACAAGACCGCGTTCACCGCGGGCGGCGGCGGGATCGGCAACGAGATCATCGGACTGGCCGGCGGCGCCAACGTCTTCGCCGGCCTCGGCAAGCCCTTCGGCGATGTGTCGTTCGAGCAGGTCGCCGCCCGCGCCCCGGACGCGATCGTCATCTACGACTACGGCGACCAGTCCGTCGCCGACAAGAAGCGGTTCCTCCTCTCCCACCCCGCGCTCCAGGACGTCCCGGCGGTACGGAACGAACGCTTCGCCGTCCTCCCGCTGTCCTCGACCGTCCTCGGCGTACGGGTCCCGGAGGCCGTCGACTCGCTGGCCCGCCAGCTCCATCCGGACCGCTTCCGGTGA
- a CDS encoding GNAT family N-acetyltransferase — MMSMSDPYEIRAGVPSVADYRRLRTGAGLSDKAAEAAAVGLPQTWYGVVVYHRGVPVGMGRVVGDGGTVFQVVDMCVLPDHQGQGLGKQIMAELVAELDRRAPATAYVSLVADGPARFLYEKFGFADVAGHGSLGMYRAG; from the coding sequence ATGATGTCGATGAGTGACCCTTACGAGATACGGGCCGGGGTGCCGTCCGTCGCGGACTACCGGCGGTTGCGGACCGGGGCCGGGTTGTCGGACAAGGCGGCCGAGGCCGCCGCCGTGGGGCTGCCGCAGACCTGGTACGGGGTGGTCGTGTACCACCGCGGGGTGCCCGTGGGGATGGGGCGGGTCGTGGGGGACGGGGGGACCGTGTTCCAGGTGGTGGACATGTGCGTGCTGCCGGACCACCAGGGGCAGGGACTCGGGAAGCAGATCATGGCGGAGCTCGTCGCGGAGCTGGACCGGCGGGCGCCCGCCACCGCGTACGTGTCGCTCGTCGCCGACGGGCCCGCCCGGTTCCTGTACGAGAAGTTCGGCTTCGCCGACGTCGCCGGGCACGGCTCCCTCGGCATGTACCGCGCCGGCTGA
- a CDS encoding metalloregulator ArsR/SmtB family transcription factor — protein sequence MPERDTAPSPTPAVHRHEWTPDREQLEAASTVFALLADATRLHLLWLLAEGEADVTELATASGAARPAVSQHLAKLRLAHLVHSRKEGRRVVYSLRDGHLRGLVIEALNHADHLMTGEPWHS from the coding sequence ATGCCGGAGCGCGACACCGCCCCCTCGCCCACCCCCGCCGTCCACCGTCACGAGTGGACGCCCGACCGGGAGCAGCTCGAAGCCGCGAGCACGGTCTTCGCGCTGCTCGCCGACGCGACGCGGCTGCACCTGCTGTGGCTGCTCGCCGAGGGCGAGGCCGACGTCACCGAGCTGGCCACCGCCAGCGGCGCCGCCCGGCCGGCCGTCAGCCAGCATCTGGCCAAGCTGCGCCTCGCCCACCTGGTGCACTCCAGGAAGGAGGGCCGCCGCGTCGTGTACTCGCTGCGCGACGGGCATCTGCGCGGTCTCGTCATCGAGGCCCTCAACCACGCCGACCACCTCATGACCGGCGAGCCCTGGCACTCCTGA
- a CDS encoding MFS transporter, which produces MRTRAKEEARAMFSVLRNRTYRHLFAAQVIALVGTGLATVALSLLAYDLAGGNASAVLGTALAVKMVAYVGIAPVIGALGDRIPRRALLVAADLVRGVVALALPFVTEVWQIYVLIFFLQSASAAFTPTFQATIPEVLPAERDYTRALSLSRLAYDMESLFSPVLAAGLLTLLTYDRLFLGTAAGFAASAALVVSVALPKPVPREGGGEGGTESGGVFARAAYGMKLFGSAPQLRALLALNLAVAAASSMVIVNTVVLVRDHFARPVGDVSLALGAYGAGSMAVALALPRVLERAGDRAVMLPAAFVPAPVLAVVGTGRRGGGEDLAGAARGVGRARRGDLGDGDAGGAGDPRRGAGEGGPAGGVRGAVLAVARRVAGDVPAGRLSRGTGRDGGGGGRAGGHRARGGGGGGAAVAAGGRGAYGRALPAGPRRAAHPGPYDHRGVTPSNRPA; this is translated from the coding sequence ATGCGCACACGAGCAAAGGAAGAGGCCAGGGCCATGTTCTCCGTACTCCGCAACCGCACCTACCGGCACCTCTTCGCCGCCCAGGTCATCGCCCTCGTCGGCACCGGCCTCGCCACCGTCGCGCTCAGCCTCCTCGCCTACGACCTCGCCGGCGGCAACGCCTCCGCCGTCCTCGGCACCGCCCTGGCCGTCAAGATGGTCGCCTACGTCGGCATCGCCCCCGTCATCGGCGCCCTCGGCGACCGCATCCCGCGCCGCGCCCTGCTGGTCGCCGCCGACCTCGTGCGCGGCGTCGTCGCGCTCGCGCTGCCGTTCGTGACCGAGGTCTGGCAGATCTACGTGCTGATCTTCTTCCTCCAGTCCGCCTCCGCCGCGTTCACCCCGACCTTCCAGGCCACCATCCCCGAGGTGCTCCCCGCCGAGCGCGACTACACCCGCGCGCTCTCGCTGTCGCGGCTCGCGTACGACATGGAGAGCCTCTTCAGCCCCGTGCTCGCGGCCGGGCTGCTGACGCTCCTCACCTACGACCGGCTCTTCCTCGGCACCGCCGCCGGCTTCGCCGCCTCCGCCGCGCTGGTCGTCTCGGTGGCGCTGCCGAAGCCCGTCCCGCGCGAGGGGGGCGGGGAGGGCGGCACGGAGAGCGGCGGGGTGTTCGCCAGGGCCGCGTACGGGATGAAGCTCTTCGGCTCCGCGCCGCAGCTCCGCGCGCTCCTGGCGCTCAACCTCGCCGTCGCGGCGGCCAGTTCGATGGTGATCGTCAACACCGTGGTCCTGGTCCGCGACCACTTCGCCCGCCCGGTCGGCGACGTGTCGCTCGCGCTGGGCGCCTACGGCGCCGGGTCGATGGCCGTCGCGCTGGCGCTCCCCCGGGTGCTGGAGCGGGCCGGCGACCGCGCGGTGATGCTGCCGGCGGCTTTCGTGCCGGCGCCGGTGCTGGCCGTCGTCGGGACGGGCCGTCGCGGCGGGGGTGAGGACCTGGCCGGCGCTGCTCGCGGCGTGGGCCGTGCTCGGCGCGGCGACCTCGGCGATGGTGACGCCGGCGGGGCGGGTGATCCGCGGCGCGGTGCCGGGGAAGGCGGACCTGCCGGCGGCGTTCGCGGCGCAGTTCTCGCTGTCGCACGTCGCGTGGCTGGTGACGTACCCGCTGGCCGGCTCTCTCGCGGCACGGGCCGGGACGGGGGTGGCGGCGGGCGTGCTGGCGGTCATCGGGCTCGCGGCGGCGGTGGCGGCGGTGCTGCTGTGGCGGCCGGCGGGCGCGGCGCGTACGGCCGGGCCCTCCCTGCGGGACCGCGGCGCGCGGCTCACCCGGGACCGTACGACCACCGCGGCGTGACGCCCTCAAACCGCCCCGCGTGA
- a CDS encoding FAD-binding oxidoreductase, whose product MSSFAELRSAVRGRVLLPGDDGFEVATRPWNLAVPQPAAAGVVEAADADDVAALVRFARRAGVAVATQPAGHGASGAVEGAVLLRTGLLDEVRVDPAARIARVGAGVKWGRVQEEASRHGLTGLPGSSPVVSVTGYSLGGGVSWFSRAHGWAADSVTAFEVVDAEGVPARVTAESDPELFWALRGGGGDYALVTATEFRLHPAPALYGGQMLWPGAQAREVLDVFRSVTAAAPDELTVWAGLLNLPGADPMVAVHTTYLGEGAGDAGPELLRPFDAIAGRIDDNRAVLPVHELGTITAEPTDPSPGLGRAEMLTAVDDTVIDALLAEPIAPLLGVQLRHVGGALGRPSDSPHGALPEPYLLYLFGVPFSPEAAAGIPVRRSALVKALDPYVAGRKPYTFLGPDESPADVFGPESLARLRAVKRARDPQGVFRSNFPVGKD is encoded by the coding sequence ATGAGCAGCTTCGCCGAACTCCGTTCCGCCGTCCGCGGCCGGGTGCTCCTGCCCGGCGACGACGGCTTCGAGGTGGCCACCAGGCCGTGGAACCTGGCCGTGCCGCAGCCCGCCGCCGCCGGCGTCGTGGAGGCGGCCGACGCCGACGACGTCGCCGCGCTGGTCCGCTTCGCGCGGCGGGCCGGTGTCGCGGTCGCCACGCAGCCCGCGGGGCACGGCGCTTCGGGGGCCGTGGAGGGCGCCGTTCTGCTGCGCACCGGGCTGCTGGACGAGGTGCGGGTCGACCCCGCGGCGCGGATCGCGCGGGTCGGCGCCGGGGTGAAGTGGGGGCGCGTACAGGAGGAGGCGTCACGGCACGGGCTGACCGGGCTCCCCGGCAGCTCGCCTGTCGTCTCCGTCACGGGCTACTCGCTGGGCGGCGGCGTCAGCTGGTTCAGCCGCGCGCACGGCTGGGCGGCCGACTCGGTCACCGCCTTCGAGGTCGTCGACGCCGAGGGCGTGCCCGCCCGGGTGACCGCCGAGAGCGACCCCGAGCTGTTCTGGGCCCTGCGGGGCGGCGGCGGCGACTACGCGCTCGTCACCGCGACGGAGTTCCGCCTGCACCCCGCGCCCGCCCTCTACGGCGGCCAGATGCTCTGGCCCGGCGCGCAGGCCCGCGAGGTGCTCGACGTCTTCCGCTCGGTGACCGCCGCGGCGCCCGACGAGCTGACCGTCTGGGCCGGCCTGCTGAACCTCCCCGGTGCCGACCCGATGGTCGCCGTCCACACCACGTACCTCGGCGAGGGCGCCGGGGACGCCGGGCCCGAGCTGCTGCGCCCGTTCGATGCGATCGCCGGCCGGATCGACGACAACCGGGCCGTGCTGCCCGTCCACGAGCTGGGCACCATCACCGCCGAGCCCACCGACCCCAGTCCGGGCCTCGGCCGCGCCGAGATGCTCACGGCCGTCGACGACACCGTGATCGACGCGCTCCTCGCGGAGCCGATCGCGCCGCTGCTCGGCGTCCAGCTCCGCCACGTCGGCGGCGCGCTCGGCCGTCCCTCGGACTCCCCGCACGGCGCGCTGCCGGAGCCGTACCTGCTGTACCTCTTCGGCGTCCCGTTCTCCCCCGAGGCGGCGGCCGGCATCCCCGTCCGCCGGAGCGCGCTGGTGAAGGCCCTCGATCCGTACGTCGCGGGCCGCAAGCCGTACACGTTCCTGGGCCCCGACGAGAGCCCGGCGGACGTCTTCGGCCCGGAGAGCCTGGCCCGCCTGCGGGCCGTCAAGCGCGCCCGCGACCCGCAGGGGGTGTTCCGCAGCAACTTCCCGGTCGGCAAGGACTGA
- a CDS encoding Cmx/CmrA family chloramphenicol efflux MFS transporter, with translation MPFPLYLLALVVFAMSTSEFMLAGLLPDIASDLGVSVGTAGTLTSAFAVGMVAGAPLVAALARNWPGQSTLLVFVLAFAAAHVVGAVTGSFAVLFATRILAALANAGFLAVALTTAAGLVPPDRKGRALAVLLSGTTVATVAGVPGGSLLGAAFGWRATFWAVAALCLPAALGILAGVPRRRARQDAVGGPALRSEIARLRSPRLILVMLLGALVNAATFGSFTFLAPLVTDTAGLATPWISVALVLFGAGSFAGVTFAGRLADVRPGAVVAVGGPLLLAGWPVLGLLAAYPVALLALVCVLGALSFAVGSTLITRVLYEAAGAPTMAGAYATAALNVGAVAGPLVAAGAIGAAGNRGPLWASGVLVLAALLVAAPFRGVVAGARNGA, from the coding sequence GTCTCCGTCGGTACGGCCGGCACCCTCACCTCGGCGTTCGCCGTCGGCATGGTCGCCGGCGCCCCGCTCGTGGCCGCGCTCGCCCGCAACTGGCCGGGGCAAAGCACGCTCCTCGTCTTCGTCCTCGCGTTCGCGGCGGCGCACGTCGTGGGCGCCGTCACCGGCAGCTTCGCGGTGCTCTTCGCCACCCGGATCCTCGCCGCGCTGGCGAACGCGGGCTTCCTCGCCGTCGCGCTGACCACCGCCGCCGGGCTCGTACCGCCCGACCGGAAGGGGCGGGCGCTGGCCGTCCTGCTGTCGGGCACGACGGTGGCGACGGTCGCCGGGGTGCCGGGCGGGTCGCTGCTGGGTGCGGCGTTCGGCTGGCGGGCCACGTTCTGGGCGGTCGCCGCCCTGTGCCTGCCCGCGGCCCTCGGCATCCTCGCGGGGGTCCCCCGGCGCCGGGCGCGGCAGGACGCGGTGGGCGGGCCCGCGCTGCGGTCGGAGATCGCGCGGCTCAGGAGCCCCCGGCTGATCCTCGTCATGCTGCTCGGCGCGCTGGTGAACGCGGCCACGTTCGGCAGCTTCACCTTCCTGGCGCCGCTGGTCACCGACACCGCCGGGCTGGCCACGCCGTGGATCTCGGTCGCGCTGGTGCTCTTCGGGGCGGGGTCGTTCGCCGGCGTCACCTTCGCGGGGCGGCTCGCGGACGTGCGCCCCGGTGCGGTCGTCGCCGTCGGCGGACCGCTGCTGCTGGCCGGCTGGCCGGTGCTGGGGCTGCTGGCCGCGTACCCGGTCGCGCTGCTCGCGCTCGTCTGCGTGCTGGGGGCGCTGTCGTTCGCGGTGGGCAGCACGCTGATCACGCGGGTGCTGTACGAGGCCGCGGGCGCACCCACGATGGCCGGGGCGTACGCGACGGCGGCGCTGAACGTCGGCGCCGTGGCCGGGCCGCTCGTCGCCGCGGGCGCGATCGGCGCCGCGGGGAACCGCGGCCCGCTGTGGGCGAGCGGGGTGCTGGTCCTGGCGGCGCTGCTCGTCGCGGCGCCGTTCCGCGGGGTGGTGGCGGGTGCGCGGAACGGCGCGTGA